In Vicingaceae bacterium, the following proteins share a genomic window:
- a CDS encoding CoA-binding protein, producing the protein MLTPRNSKVLILGASPNPSRYANRAMKQLLYHGYDVYGIAKKEFHIEKVTIFSKPQKIDNVHTITIYLSPVNQAEYFDYIKQIKPQRVIFNPGTENVKLEQELQKEEIPYIRACTLVLLSTGQF; encoded by the coding sequence GTGTTAACCCCCAGAAATAGTAAAGTGCTGATATTAGGTGCCTCTCCAAACCCTTCACGTTATGCCAACCGCGCCATGAAACAATTATTGTATCATGGCTACGATGTTTACGGCATTGCCAAAAAGGAGTTTCATATTGAAAAGGTTACCATATTTTCAAAACCCCAGAAAATAGACAATGTACACACCATAACAATATACTTATCTCCCGTGAATCAAGCAGAATATTTTGATTATATCAAACAAATTAAACCCCAACGTGTAATTTTTAATCCGGGAACGGAAAACGTAAAACTTGAGCAAGAACTACAAAAAGAAGAAATACCATACATCCGGGCTTGCACCCTGGTATTGTTATCCACCGGACAGTTTTAA
- the murB gene encoding UDP-N-acetylenolpyruvoylglucosamine reductase, whose protein sequence is MLNIIENFDLQSKNTFGVKAKARYFVEILTIEDLQELTGHEIFQKNKYLILGGGSNVLFLRDFQGLVIENSINGIEIIHEDSSSVEIKIMGGTNWHEAVMWSVDNNWWGMENLALIPGKAGAAPMQNIGAYGVEIKDILKSVEFVDLITGQLIQWPASKCQLAYRDSIFKHQLKNRAFITAITVVLSKNPKPVLHYGNLSELVKPNQNITPADVAKTIISIRQSKLPDPGQIGNAGSFFKNPVVDKNTFQRLSQTYPEMPYFEMEHQIKIPAAWLIEQCGWKGKIFENKFGVYPKQALVLVNYGGATGEEIFGLSQQIIDSVKEKFGIILEREVNVID, encoded by the coding sequence ATGCTGAATATTATTGAAAATTTTGATTTGCAATCCAAAAACACTTTCGGTGTAAAAGCAAAAGCACGCTATTTTGTCGAAATACTAACCATCGAAGACCTTCAAGAACTTACCGGTCATGAAATTTTCCAAAAAAATAAGTATTTGATATTGGGAGGGGGAAGCAATGTGTTGTTTTTAAGAGATTTTCAAGGTTTAGTGATAGAAAACTCAATAAATGGAATTGAAATTATTCATGAAGATTCATCTTCGGTAGAAATTAAAATTATGGGAGGCACAAACTGGCATGAGGCAGTTATGTGGAGTGTGGATAACAATTGGTGGGGAATGGAAAATCTTGCATTGATTCCCGGAAAGGCAGGGGCGGCACCTATGCAAAACATTGGGGCCTATGGAGTTGAGATAAAAGACATTTTAAAATCCGTAGAATTTGTTGACCTAATAACCGGCCAATTAATTCAATGGCCGGCAAGTAAATGTCAACTTGCTTATAGAGACAGTATATTTAAACATCAATTGAAAAACAGAGCATTTATTACTGCAATTACTGTAGTTTTAAGCAAAAATCCAAAACCGGTTTTACATTATGGAAACTTATCCGAATTGGTAAAGCCCAATCAAAATATCACACCTGCCGATGTAGCCAAAACCATAATATCCATCAGACAATCCAAATTACCTGATCCGGGGCAAATAGGGAATGCCGGTAGTTTTTTTAAAAATCCTGTTGTAGATAAAAATACTTTCCAAAGATTATCTCAAACATATCCTGAAATGCCATATTTTGAAATGGAACATCAAATCAAAATTCCTGCTGCCTGGCTTATCGAACAATGTGGATGGAAAGGCAAAATCTTTGAAAATAAATTTGGAGTTTATCCCAAACAGGCTCTTGTATTGGTAAATTACGGAGGAGCAACCGGTGAAGAAATTTTTGGGCTTTCACAACAAATTATTGATTCGGTAAAAGAAAAATTTGGAATAATTTTGGAGCGTGAAGTGAATGTGATTGATTAA
- the yidC gene encoding membrane protein insertase YidC produces MDRNSVIGLILIMAIVMVFSIINAPTQEEIRRQKAIQDSIAAITPPIVDTLSRDTIKPVVSATELQQSIDSLAQLTVESDSVKQADSLVMLQELTRKKTIWGAFYNLVEGQERLIKVENDKMIIYFTTKGAYPKKVILKEYQTYYGDPLVIYDPDSSLTEMYFFTSEGKEIHTADLYFEPSVDSILLSGNMQKDITFKAKNAKGETLEWTYTIKGNDYMIESRVKTSDWQKLLDSRAPYIYLTNYSAITPKEKYLKNQQMASTIYFKYKGEDVDYLSETSSEDESPDASVQWVAIKDQFFSVIFLDENYFDKYDSRLFVIHEENSIYAKKMGFQLTKEIKNAQDVFETKIYFGPNHFQTLKKYGYEFERIIPLGWAIIGWVNRFLVIPIFNFLESFHLNYGIIILILTLIIKTILFPITYRNYVSAAKMRVIKPEIQEINQKYEKDPMKKQQAIMELYRRTGVNPFAGCIPMLLQLPILYAMFRFFPASIELRQEKFLWADDLSTYDSIYDLPFNIPFYGDHISLFTILMALSIYFYTKVNSSQMDTGTNDIMAQQMKIMMYIMPVMMLFFFNNFPAGLNYYYFIANVTSILQTVIIRKWVVNEESIRRKIEENKKRPVKKSSWQKRLEELAKQREQQRKK; encoded by the coding sequence ATGGACAGAAATTCTGTTATAGGGTTAATCTTGATTATGGCTATTGTGATGGTTTTTAGCATTATCAATGCACCTACTCAAGAAGAAATTAGACGCCAAAAAGCCATTCAAGACAGTATTGCCGCAATTACGCCACCGATCGTCGACACATTGTCTCGCGACACAATCAAACCTGTTGTTTCTGCCACAGAACTTCAGCAATCCATCGATTCTCTTGCTCAATTGACCGTTGAATCTGACAGTGTCAAACAGGCCGATTCTTTGGTAATGTTGCAAGAATTGACAAGAAAAAAGACAATTTGGGGTGCTTTCTATAATCTTGTCGAAGGGCAGGAACGTCTGATTAAGGTCGAAAATGACAAAATGATAATTTATTTCACAACAAAGGGCGCTTATCCTAAAAAAGTCATTTTGAAAGAGTATCAGACCTATTATGGCGATCCGCTGGTCATTTATGATCCCGATTCTTCGCTCACCGAAATGTATTTTTTCACGTCCGAAGGCAAAGAAATTCACACGGCCGATTTGTATTTTGAACCATCGGTTGACAGCATCTTGTTGTCAGGCAATATGCAAAAAGATATTACTTTCAAAGCAAAAAATGCTAAAGGCGAAACCCTTGAATGGACATACACGATCAAAGGGAATGACTATATGATCGAAAGCCGTGTGAAAACATCCGACTGGCAAAAACTGCTTGATAGCCGCGCACCCTATATATACTTGACCAACTATTCGGCGATTACTCCCAAGGAAAAATATCTGAAAAATCAACAAATGGCTTCTACCATCTATTTTAAATATAAAGGAGAAGATGTGGATTATTTATCCGAAACATCTTCAGAAGACGAAAGCCCTGATGCTTCGGTTCAATGGGTGGCAATTAAAGACCAGTTTTTTTCTGTAATTTTTTTAGACGAAAATTATTTTGACAAATATGACAGCCGGTTGTTTGTGATTCACGAAGAAAATTCAATTTATGCAAAAAAAATGGGTTTTCAACTTACAAAAGAGATAAAAAATGCCCAAGATGTATTTGAAACCAAAATTTATTTCGGTCCTAATCATTTTCAAACATTAAAAAAATATGGTTATGAGTTTGAAAGAATTATTCCTTTAGGTTGGGCAATTATCGGGTGGGTAAACAGATTCCTGGTGATTCCCATTTTTAATTTTTTGGAATCATTTCATCTTAATTACGGAATTATTATTTTAATCCTGACGCTAATCATTAAAACCATCTTATTTCCTATCACTTACCGTAATTATGTGTCCGCAGCGAAAATGAGGGTTATTAAACCGGAAATTCAAGAAATTAATCAAAAATATGAAAAAGACCCGATGAAAAAACAACAGGCCATTATGGAGTTATATAGAAGAACAGGAGTAAACCCCTTTGCCGGATGTATTCCTATGCTGCTTCAATTGCCCATTTTGTATGCGATGTTCCGCTTTTTCCCTGCTTCCATCGAGTTGAGGCAAGAAAAATTCTTATGGGCAGATGACCTTTCTACCTATGACTCGATATATGATTTGCCATTTAATATACCATTTTATGGAGATCATATCAGCTTGTTTACGATTTTGATGGCATTATCCATTTATTTTTATACCAAAGTAAATTCATCACAGATGGATACCGGCACCAACGATATCATGGCCCAACAAATGAAAATTATGATGTATATCATGCCCGTGATGATGTTGTTTTTCTTTAACAATTTTCCGGCCGGATTAAATTACTATTACTTTATTGCCAACGTAACTTCTATCTTGCAAACAGTGATAATTAGAAAATGGGTCGTGAATGAAGAATCCATCCGGCGGAAAATTGAAGAAAATAAAAAACGTCCGGTCAAAAAATCTTCCTGGCAAAAACGCTTGGAAGAATTGGCTAAACAAAGAGAACAACAACGAAAAAAATAA
- the mutS gene encoding DNA mismatch repair protein MutS, giving the protein MAKKNTHTNAGKNADTPLMKQYAAIKAKHPEAILLFRVGDFYETFGEDAIKTAKILGIVLTKRHNGSAGEVELAGFPYHALDNYLPKLVKAGQRVAICEQLEDPKMAKKIVKRGVTELVSPGVAFTDQILENKSNNFLASVVFDRKSAGIALLDVSTGEFLTASGSLDYLKHLLSVYQPKEILLCKDIKQQWYQLFGDQYYCYFQDEWIYTHDYTYDLLTKHFETASLKGFGIEEDTLMIMAAGSALHYVKMMQQNSLKHISQLQIIPHSEYVWLDDFTIRNLELVQSNFNNGPSLFSVMDNTLTPMGSRLLKKRILLPLKDVKRINQRLNQVAFFYNNIDMLNQIRQMLSRIADIERITSKVAVQKANPRDLLILANSLNIIPEIIQLIQDNQPDESIQSLLKQIIPLDDVAGKILQTIDEDAPAVTNKPGIIAKGVNAGLDELRELLSNSHQKLSELQQNEIKRTGIPNLKISFNNVFGYYIEVRNTHKDKVPADWERKQTLTQAERYITPELKEWEAKILGAEEKILLLEQEIYQQLVEYLQNYTSAILNNAQIIARLDVAQSTAWLALDKKYVKPEVNDGYEIYIKDGRHPVIEQFIEHPYIPNDTCLDNKQQQILIITGPNMSGKSAYLRQNALIVLMAQMGCYVPASMAKIGVIDKLFTRVGASDNLAKGESTFMVEMIETAGILNNVTQRSLVILDEIGRGTSTFDGISIARAIAEYLHNTPGKQAKTLFATHYHELNELEKSFERIKNYSIAIKEENAKVIFLHKIKPGGSEHSFGIHVAKMAGIPAAVVRRANEILNELEQKHAGKDRSGVETSGNFQLSIFQLNDPVLEDIKEELMKIDINTLTPVEALLILNNIKNKVGIKN; this is encoded by the coding sequence ATGGCCAAAAAAAATACTCATACAAATGCGGGAAAAAATGCCGACACACCTTTAATGAAACAATATGCTGCAATCAAGGCCAAACATCCCGAAGCAATTTTACTGTTTAGAGTAGGGGATTTTTATGAAACTTTTGGAGAAGATGCCATTAAAACGGCCAAAATTCTCGGTATAGTGTTGACCAAACGTCATAACGGCTCTGCCGGAGAAGTTGAGCTGGCAGGATTTCCTTATCATGCATTAGACAATTACCTGCCTAAGTTAGTCAAGGCAGGTCAAAGAGTGGCTATTTGCGAGCAATTGGAAGACCCGAAAATGGCCAAAAAAATTGTGAAACGTGGAGTCACCGAGTTGGTGTCTCCGGGAGTGGCATTTACCGATCAAATTTTGGAAAACAAATCCAACAATTTCCTTGCATCTGTGGTATTTGATAGAAAATCAGCCGGCATCGCCCTATTGGATGTTTCTACCGGAGAATTTTTAACTGCTTCCGGATCGTTGGATTACTTGAAACATTTGCTATCAGTTTACCAACCTAAAGAAATTTTGCTTTGCAAAGATATTAAGCAACAATGGTACCAGTTGTTTGGAGACCAATACTATTGCTATTTTCAAGATGAATGGATTTATACTCATGATTATACTTATGATTTGTTGACAAAACACTTTGAAACTGCTTCTCTAAAGGGTTTCGGCATAGAAGAGGACACTCTTATGATCATGGCGGCCGGTTCTGCTCTGCATTATGTGAAAATGATGCAACAAAATTCATTGAAACACATTTCCCAATTGCAAATCATACCTCATTCGGAATATGTTTGGTTAGACGATTTTACAATAAGAAATCTTGAATTGGTTCAATCCAATTTCAACAATGGTCCTTCGTTATTTTCGGTGATGGACAATACTTTGACACCCATGGGAAGCCGTTTATTGAAGAAAAGAATCTTATTGCCTTTGAAAGATGTGAAAAGAATCAATCAACGCCTCAATCAGGTCGCTTTCTTTTACAATAACATTGACATGTTGAATCAAATTCGACAGATGTTATCGCGCATAGCCGATATTGAGAGGATTACTTCAAAGGTAGCCGTGCAAAAAGCCAATCCAAGAGATTTATTGATACTTGCCAATAGCTTGAATATTATTCCAGAAATAATTCAGCTCATTCAAGACAATCAACCGGATGAAAGTATTCAATCTCTTTTAAAACAAATCATACCTCTGGATGATGTGGCCGGGAAAATACTGCAGACCATAGATGAAGATGCTCCGGCGGTAACCAACAAGCCGGGAATTATTGCAAAAGGAGTAAATGCAGGTTTGGATGAATTGAGAGAGCTGCTTAGCAATAGTCATCAAAAATTGTCGGAATTACAACAAAATGAAATTAAACGTACGGGTATACCGAATTTGAAAATTTCATTTAACAATGTGTTTGGATATTACATAGAAGTCCGTAATACACATAAAGATAAAGTACCTGCAGATTGGGAACGAAAGCAAACGCTAACCCAGGCAGAAAGATACATTACTCCTGAGCTGAAAGAATGGGAAGCGAAAATATTGGGTGCAGAAGAAAAAATTTTGTTATTAGAACAAGAAATCTATCAACAACTCGTTGAATATCTGCAAAATTATACTTCTGCGATTTTAAACAATGCTCAAATAATCGCCCGTCTGGATGTGGCGCAATCAACGGCATGGCTGGCATTGGATAAGAAATATGTAAAACCTGAAGTGAATGACGGGTATGAAATTTATATCAAAGACGGACGTCATCCTGTAATCGAGCAATTTATCGAACATCCTTACATTCCAAATGATACTTGTCTGGATAATAAACAACAACAGATTCTCATTATCACCGGCCCAAATATGTCCGGTAAATCGGCATATCTCAGACAAAATGCTCTGATAGTTTTGATGGCTCAGATGGGGTGTTATGTACCTGCTTCGATGGCTAAAATCGGCGTAATTGACAAATTGTTTACAAGAGTTGGGGCTTCTGATAATCTTGCCAAAGGTGAATCCACATTTATGGTCGAAATGATCGAAACAGCGGGAATTTTAAATAATGTAACACAACGTAGTTTGGTTATTTTAGATGAAATTGGAAGGGGTACCAGCACTTTTGATGGTATCAGCATAGCCCGTGCCATCGCCGAGTATCTGCACAATACTCCCGGAAAACAGGCCAAAACGCTGTTTGCCACTCATTATCATGAGCTCAATGAGCTGGAGAAATCATTCGAACGAATCAAAAATTATTCGATTGCCATAAAAGAAGAGAACGCTAAAGTGATTTTTCTGCATAAAATTAAACCCGGAGGTAGTGAGCATAGTTTTGGTATACACGTGGCAAAAATGGCCGGAATACCGGCAGCAGTTGTACGCAGGGCCAATGAAATTTTAAACGAACTTGAGCAAAAGCATGCGGGCAAAGACCGCTCAGGCGTCGAGACGTCAGGAAATTTTCAGTTAAGTATTTTTCAATTGAATGATCCTGTGTTGGAAGATATAAAGGAAGAGCTTATGAAAATCGACATCAACACACTGACACCTGTTGAAGCACTTCTCATTCTCAACAACATAAAAAATAAAGTAGGAATAAAAAATTAA
- a CDS encoding tRNA/rRNA methyltransferase translates to MIMIRKLKLEELNRIDVATFKKSSKIPVKIILENIRSHHNVGSFFRTADAFRIDEIILTGFTPAPPHREINKTALGSTDSVKWRYVKALSDILSEFKPSDVIIGIEQTNKSISLGDVDIDQKKTYWLIFGNEVEGLSEVSLHHCHQFIEIPQFGTKHSLNVSVCGGIVMWEFFKFFSNKINLS, encoded by the coding sequence ATGATTATGATTAGGAAACTCAAATTAGAGGAATTGAACAGAATTGATGTGGCAACCTTTAAGAAATCATCAAAAATTCCCGTCAAAATAATTTTAGAGAACATTCGCAGTCATCATAATGTGGGCTCTTTTTTTCGCACTGCCGATGCTTTCCGTATAGATGAGATAATCCTAACGGGCTTCACACCTGCGCCTCCCCACAGGGAAATCAATAAAACAGCCCTGGGATCAACAGATTCGGTTAAATGGAGGTATGTAAAGGCCCTTTCTGATATTTTATCAGAATTCAAACCATCTGATGTAATTATAGGCATCGAACAGACCAATAAAAGCATTTCTTTAGGTGATGTTGATATAGATCAAAAGAAAACTTATTGGTTGATATTTGGCAATGAAGTGGAAGGATTGTCGGAGGTATCTTTACATCATTGCCATCAATTCATTGAAATACCGCAATTTGGCACGAAACATTCATTAAATGTTTCGGTGTGTGGAGGAATAGTTATGTGGGAGTTTTTTAAGTTCTTTTCAAATAAAATCAATCTATCTTAA
- a CDS encoding 2-amino-4-hydroxy-6-hydroxymethyldihydropteridine pyrophosphokinase codes for MVKNENKRLEKVILSIGSNLGDKLQNCRHATEMLEEAVGKILKQSSYYESEAWGYESNNLFINCAVEVLTSLNPIELLKQIKDIEKKLGRDKSVSNLYKDRIIDIDIIFYGNQVVITDFLKIPHILYRKRKFVILPMLEIVPEKIDPVDGKKIFQILQECDDFSTVKKF; via the coding sequence ATGGTCAAAAACGAAAACAAAAGGTTGGAAAAGGTGATATTGTCAATTGGCAGTAATTTGGGTGATAAATTGCAAAATTGTCGGCATGCAACAGAAATGTTGGAAGAAGCTGTAGGGAAAATTTTAAAACAATCTTCATATTATGAAAGTGAGGCCTGGGGCTATGAATCCAACAATTTATTTATTAATTGTGCCGTTGAAGTGTTGACTTCATTAAATCCGATTGAATTATTGAAACAAATAAAGGACATAGAAAAAAAGCTCGGGAGAGATAAAAGTGTATCAAACTTATACAAAGACAGAATAATAGATATTGACATAATATTTTATGGCAATCAGGTGGTGATAACCGATTTTCTTAAAATACCACATATTTTATATCGCAAAAGAAAATTTGTAATACTGCCGATGTTAGAAATCGTGCCGGAAAAAATTGATCCTGTTGATGGCAAAAAAATTTTTCAAATTTTACAGGAATGCGATGATTTTAGTACAGTTAAAAAGTTTTAA
- a CDS encoding signal peptide peptidase SppA gives MASFFKTFFAALLAILVALFIVVLIIFGVIASSVSNIKTEIDKKESALSTPKILHLKIDNEIKDYQANPFESFDFFQMDLEKSGLTLYQYIQIIDNAKYDENIKGIYLEISPFFRSGSSNLFELRQALEDFRTSGKPVYAYSEVYSQGAYFLASVADSIFLNPAGMMEWKGISYEVAFLKGLLNKLEIDPQIIRHGKFKSAVEPFILEKMSDENRLQIKQLVNSIWNEIVEHVSKSRKISKDSLNLIANEILVRTPENAIAMKMVDMLAYKDQVDSIFNVKLNIPAESKTGKKAVVKDKFISASKYFKTIKKTYGNDRIAILYASGDIVDGKGEPNEISPERLVKYIKKLKDDEKIKAVILRVNSPGGSALASDIIWRELILLKKEKPLIVSMGNVAASGGYYISCMADELLATPLTITGSIGVFGIIPNMKQFYNNKLGITFDTVKTNLHSDLMTVNRPLTDFEKQVIQDGIEKIYDDFISKVAQGRNLKKSTVDSVGQGRVWAGVDAKHIGLVDQLGGLKMAIDIAKEKAGLDKKDIQVVTYPKTDNVWFEFFSSLNENVKETLAKHFFEEEYKTFRKIQNVKKIQGIQARCLICPEF, from the coding sequence ATGGCTTCTTTTTTTAAAACTTTTTTTGCAGCATTGTTGGCTATTTTGGTTGCTCTTTTCATTGTAGTATTAATAATTTTTGGTGTTATTGCTTCTTCAGTGTCAAATATCAAAACTGAAATTGACAAAAAGGAATCCGCTTTGTCTACACCCAAAATTTTACACTTGAAAATCGATAATGAAATAAAGGATTATCAAGCCAACCCTTTCGAAAGTTTTGACTTTTTTCAAATGGATTTAGAAAAATCGGGGCTAACACTTTATCAATACATTCAAATTATTGATAACGCAAAATATGATGAAAACATCAAAGGTATATATCTTGAAATTTCTCCTTTTTTCCGTTCGGGCTCTTCCAATTTATTTGAATTAAGACAAGCCCTCGAAGATTTTAGAACCTCAGGAAAACCTGTTTATGCATATTCTGAAGTATATTCGCAAGGTGCATATTTCCTTGCTTCTGTGGCTGACAGCATTTTTCTGAACCCGGCGGGTATGATGGAATGGAAAGGTATCTCTTATGAAGTTGCTTTTCTGAAAGGATTGCTAAATAAACTGGAAATCGACCCGCAAATCATCCGTCATGGCAAATTTAAAAGTGCCGTCGAGCCTTTTATTCTTGAAAAAATGAGTGATGAAAATCGTTTGCAGATCAAGCAATTAGTTAACAGCATCTGGAATGAGATTGTAGAACATGTTTCTAAATCAAGAAAAATTTCTAAAGATTCTCTCAATCTGATTGCCAACGAAATTCTTGTTCGCACCCCTGAAAACGCCATTGCAATGAAAATGGTAGATATGCTCGCCTACAAAGATCAAGTTGATTCTATTTTTAATGTAAAATTAAACATCCCTGCCGAATCCAAAACAGGGAAAAAAGCCGTTGTTAAAGACAAATTTATATCTGCTTCAAAATACTTCAAAACAATCAAAAAAACATACGGAAATGATCGCATTGCTATTTTGTATGCTTCCGGTGATATTGTTGACGGAAAAGGTGAACCAAATGAAATATCACCGGAAAGGTTGGTAAAATATATCAAAAAACTAAAAGATGACGAAAAAATAAAAGCCGTAATTTTAAGGGTAAATTCTCCCGGGGGAAGCGCACTTGCTTCGGATATCATTTGGAGGGAATTGATATTATTAAAAAAAGAAAAACCTTTGATTGTCTCTATGGGTAATGTGGCTGCTTCCGGTGGTTATTATATTTCATGCATGGCCGACGAACTATTGGCCACACCACTGACTATCACCGGTTCTATTGGTGTTTTTGGTATCATCCCCAACATGAAACAATTTTACAATAATAAATTAGGTATAACCTTTGACACAGTAAAAACAAATCTCCATTCCGATTTAATGACTGTCAACCGTCCATTGACCGACTTTGAAAAACAAGTAATTCAAGACGGCATTGAAAAAATCTATGATGATTTTATTTCAAAAGTGGCTCAAGGTAGAAATTTAAAAAAATCAACTGTCGACAGCGTTGGTCAAGGAAGAGTTTGGGCAGGAGTCGATGCAAAACACATTGGGCTTGTCGATCAGTTAGGCGGATTGAAAATGGCAATAGACATAGCAAAAGAAAAAGCAGGTTTAGATAAAAAAGATATTCAGGTTGTCACATACCCCAAAACGGACAATGTATGGTTTGAATTTTTTTCATCCCTGAATGAAAACGTTAAGGAAACTTTGGCCAAACATTTCTTTGAAGAAGAATATAAAACATTCCGTAAAATTCAAAATGTAAAAAAAATTCAGGGAATACAGGCAAGATGTCTGATTTGCCCGGAGTTTTAA